GAGCCTTTGAGACAGGCACATATCCTGGCAAATAAAACTTTAAAGATCAGATAGTTCTTTGCTTGAAACAACAGGTATGTTTTTGTTTTCAAACCATTTTTTATACTCAGTAAACTGTGATTTTTTAAGGGATTTTTTATGGATGTATACGCCACTAACATTTGGTGTTTTGTCTAAAGATTTTTGTATCATTTCATCTGTGATATTACCAGCATCTATATGGTAAGTTGGTATCATATGCCCGAATGCTACTTTTTTTTGTAAAGCTATCTCTGTGAACCTTGGTGCATAGTGCCCCCCACCTATCCCTATAAGCACAGGTATGTCTTTTGGTAGGTTTTCTTCGTAGTGGTATGTCTCTAGTAGTTCTAGTAGTGATTGTGATATTATCTGTGCTGGTTCTTTTTGCTCCCATTGTTTTTCTGTACTTCCTACTTCTGCAAAGATAGTTGGTATCTCTAGATACGGTCCATGATGGGTTACCTCGTAGCATACTTGGTAGTTTAGTTCTGTTTTTTGTAAGTTTTCTTTGATTAGTCTTAGCAGATGTGTCATTAGTCGTGGTGCTGATTGTATTAGTGTTCTTGGTTTCCCTCCGAACTCTGCGTCACCATAGTTTCCTATTGGGTGTACTGTTAGTGTTGGTTCTCCCATTTTGCTTCTGTGTCTTGAAAGGAAGATTGCTATTTTTGGTTCTATGTTTAGTTTT
The nucleotide sequence above comes from Candidatus Thermoplasmatota archaeon. Encoded proteins:
- a CDS encoding D-aminoacyl-tRNA deacylase, yielding MTVLIISSSEDPASTNMKNILLEKTTWDENGIFYDTPVYRHKKMSDITMVTISDRKIRHENIDKEVKQKLNIEPKIAIFLSRHRSKMGEPTLTVHPIGNYGDAEFGGKPRTLIQSAPRLMTHLLRLIKENLQKTELNYQVCYEVTHHGPYLEIPTIFAEVGSTEKQWEQKEPAQIISQSLLELLETYHYEENLPKDIPVLIGIGGGHYAPRFTEIALQKKVAFGHMIPTYHIDAGNITDEMIQKSLDKTPNVSGVYIHKKSLKKSQFTEYKKWFENKNIPVVSSKELSDL